From Selenomonas ruminantium AC2024, a single genomic window includes:
- a CDS encoding deoxyguanosinetriphosphate triphosphohydrolase → MNVRERIEEQEYQILSPFAAKSREAKRKYPMEECAFRTKFQRDRDRILHSKSFRRLKHKTQVYIVAGDHYRTRMTHSLEVSQISRTIARGLRLNEDLTEAIALGHDVGHTPFGHAGESVMDELTGHFTHNEQSLRVVEFLERGGQGLNLTYEVKDGIVNHTGKNLPQTLEGRIVRTADRIAYLCHDYDDSLRAGLLKPGDLPQEVYDKLGHDTSQMITSMVADMIVTSQDADDILQSAVIKQAMDVFREFMFTHIYHSDKLFREREQASFVLRELYHYFLENFDQLPQEFINREPCWGRQKIVTDYVAGLTDSYAVALFEEIFMPPMGRALEKNKKGY, encoded by the coding sequence ATGAACGTGAGAGAAAGAATTGAAGAACAGGAGTATCAAATCCTTTCGCCCTTTGCGGCCAAGAGCCGGGAAGCTAAGCGAAAATATCCCATGGAGGAGTGCGCCTTCCGCACGAAGTTCCAGCGTGACCGGGACAGGATTCTTCATTCTAAATCCTTTCGCCGCCTGAAACATAAAACCCAGGTCTATATCGTGGCCGGTGACCATTACCGCACCCGCATGACCCACAGTCTGGAGGTTTCCCAGATTTCCCGCACCATTGCGCGAGGGCTGCGGCTCAATGAAGATTTGACGGAAGCCATTGCTCTGGGCCATGATGTGGGCCATACGCCCTTCGGCCATGCCGGTGAGTCGGTGATGGATGAGCTTACGGGGCACTTCACCCACAACGAGCAGAGCCTGCGGGTGGTGGAATTCCTGGAGCGTGGCGGTCAGGGCCTCAATCTGACCTATGAGGTCAAGGACGGCATTGTGAACCACACGGGGAAAAATCTGCCCCAGACCTTGGAAGGGCGCATTGTGCGCACGGCAGACCGCATTGCCTATCTCTGTCACGACTATGATGACAGTCTGCGCGCAGGCCTCCTAAAGCCCGGCGATTTGCCGCAGGAGGTTTATGACAAGCTCGGTCACGATACCTCCCAGATGATTACGAGCATGGTCGCGGATATGATTGTCACTTCTCAGGATGCGGATGATATTTTGCAGTCGGCGGTGATAAAGCAGGCAATGGATGTATTCCGCGAATTTATGTTCACGCATATCTATCACTCGGATAAACTTTTCCGCGAGCGTGAGCAGGCTTCCTTTGTGCTGCGAGAGCTTTACCATTACTTCCTGGAGAACTTTGACCAGCTGCCGCAGGAATTCATTAACAGGGAGCCCTGCTGGGGCCGGCAGAAGATTGTCACGGACTATGTGGCGGGGCTTACCGACAGTTATGCAGTGGCCCTGTTTGAAGAAATTTTCATGCCTCCCATGGGCCGTGCCTTAGAAAAAAATAAAAAAGGATATTGA
- a CDS encoding LptA/OstA family protein encodes MKCIRIPLLLIGMFFSLLTLCYAKDIEGGHTLNADMAKSKYQPVVSADHSQYNEDNGLYELTGNVRIQCQDRLITAANAKINATTLQVWADGGTAIHEGELTFTGDALYAELTESTAWFFGTRCGCERPGLAIHSDNMRYNWQTHIVIFDGHVLWVQKGKSNTSSHLEFDLNKNDVVR; translated from the coding sequence ATGAAATGTATACGCATACCCTTGTTGTTGATTGGTATGTTTTTCAGCCTGCTCACCCTCTGCTATGCCAAAGACATAGAAGGCGGGCACACCCTCAATGCCGACATGGCCAAAAGCAAGTATCAACCTGTGGTCAGCGCAGACCACAGCCAGTATAACGAAGACAATGGACTCTACGAACTCACCGGCAATGTCCGCATCCAATGCCAGGACCGGCTGATTACCGCCGCCAACGCCAAAATCAACGCCACTACCCTGCAGGTCTGGGCAGATGGCGGCACCGCCATCCATGAAGGCGAGCTGACCTTCACCGGCGATGCCCTGTATGCTGAACTGACCGAAAGCACCGCCTGGTTCTTCGGCACCCGCTGCGGCTGTGAGCGTCCCGGTCTGGCTATCCACAGCGACAACATGCGCTACAACTGGCAGACCCACATTGTGATTTTTGATGGCCATGTGCTCTGGGTGCAGAAAGGCAAGAGCAATACCTCCAGCCATTTGGAATTTGACCTCAATAAAAACGACGTCGTAAGATAG